Proteins from a genomic interval of Echeneis naucrates chromosome 21, fEcheNa1.1, whole genome shotgun sequence:
- the prpf40a gene encoding pre-mRNA-processing factor 40 homolog A isoform X2, with product MMGPPGIPPHFPPMGMPPMGQRPPSMTPMPPGIIPPGIMPPMGAPPMGQMPGMMPPMMPGMMIPPRMAAASVQPTGPPGVDSTAAPGTASTTNGSPQEEQPKKKSLWTEHKSLDGKTYYYNTETKQSTWEKPDELKSPAEQMLSKCPWKEYKSDTGKPYYYNSQTKESRWTKPKELEDLEAMIKAEENGPVEVTASTTTDPAVQADNTATMATVMEVETATAVSEEHLSQAAVHHTPEVKAAEAPVTSSESSAATETTASVEVAKEERPELQKKTYKWNTKEEAKQAFKELLKEKGVSSNSSWEQAMKMIINDPRYSALPKLSEKKQAFNAYKVQTEKEEKEEARIKYKESKETFQRFLENHEKMTSTTRYKKAEQMFGELEVWSCVPERDRLEIYEDVLFYLAKKEKEQAKQLRKRNWEALKNILDNMANVTYRTTWSEAQQYLLDNPTFAEDEELQNMDKEDALICFEEHIRALEKEEEEDKQKTLLRERRRQRKNREAFQKFLDELHDHGQLHSMSAWMEMYPTLSSDIRFANMLGQPGSTPLDLFKFYVEDLKARYHDEKRIIKDILKDKGFLVEVNTSFDDFGSVISSDKRATTLDAGNIKLAFNSLLEKAEAREREREKEEARKMKRKEAAFKNMLKQATPPLEPEATWEGVRERFLKESAFEDVTLESERKRIFKDFMHVLEHECQHHHSKAKKHSKKSKKHHRKRSRSRSGSESEDEEYHKKKKRSQSKSPSERSSSGESERSYKKSKKHKKKGKKRRHKSASPDSENEKKGRERDGKREKDLDKDKENDKSRGKSRSDSKQKSPKRKAAKEEGGWDTSGSELSEGELEKRRRTLLEQLDAP from the exons ATG ATGGGCCCACCAGGAATACCACCTCATTTTCCTCCCATGGGTATGCCCCCTATGGGACAGCGACCTCCCAGCATGACTCCGATGCCTCCAGGCATAATTCCCCCTGGTATAATGCCACCAATGGGGGCACCACCAATGGGACAG ATGCCAGGCATGATGCCACCTATGATGCCTGGGATGATGATACCCCCTCGCATGGCAGCTGCGAGTGTACAACCGACAGGACCG CCTGGGGTTGACTCTACAG CTGCACCTGGAACAGCT AGTACCACAAATGGATCTCCACAGGAAGAACAGCCAAAGAAG AAGTCCCTCTGGACTGAACACAAATCACTGGATGGGAAGACCTATTAttacaacacagaaacaaagcagtCCACATGGGAGAAACCCGATGAACTCAAGTCTCCTGCCGAA cAAATGCTGTCTAAATGCCCTTGGAAGGAATACAAGTCAGACACAGGGAAGCCTTATTATTACAACTCTCAGACAAAAGAGTCCAGATGGACCAAACCCAAAGAGCTGGAGGATCTGGAAG ctaTGATCAAAGCAGAGGAGAATGG ACCGGTAGAGGTAACAGCTTCCACCACCACAGATCCTGCAGTGCAGGCAGATAATACTGCCACTATGGCGACTGTAATGGAAGTGGAAACTGCGACAGCAGTCTCAGAGGAACACCTGTCCCAGGCGGCCGTGCATCACACACCTGAGGTCAAGGCTGCAGAGGcacctgtgacatcatcagagagCTCAGCTGCCACAGAGACCACAGCCAG TGTTGAAGTTGCAAAAGAAGAACGGCCAGAACTTCAGAAGAAAACATATAAGTGGAATACAAAGGAGGAGGCCAAGCAGGCCTTCAAAGAGCTGCTGAAGGAGAAG GGTGTGTCTTCAAACTCTTCTTGGGAACAGGCTATGAAAATGATAATCAATGATCCTCGCTACAG TGCACTTCCCAAGCTGAGTGAGAAGAAGCAAGCATTTAATGCCTACAAAGTCcagacagagaaggaagaaaaggaggaggccAGAATTAAATACAAGGAGTCCAAAGAGACCTTTCAGAGGTTCTTGGAGAACCATGAGAAGATGACATCGACCACCAGATACAA GAAAGCAGAACAGATGTTTGGCGAGCTTGAGGTGTGGAGTTGCGttccagagagagacaggctggAGATCTATGAAGATGTGTTGTTCTATCTTGCTAAGAAGGAGAAG GAGCAAGCCAAGCAGCTTAGAAAGAGGAACTGGGAAGCTCTGAAGAACATTCTGGACAACATGGCCAATGTCACATATCGCACAACCTGGTCTGAGGCTCAGCAGTACCTGCTTGACAACCCCACCTTTGCAGAAGATGAAGAGCTGCAGA ATATGGACAAAGAAGATGCCCTGATTTGTTTTGAGGAGCACATTCGAGCtctggagaaggaggaggaagaagacaaaCAGAAGACTCTTCTCAGGGAGAGGAGACGACAACGCAAGAACAGGGAGGCTTTCCAG AAATTTTTGGATGAGCTTCATGACCACGGCCAGCTTCACTCCATGTCTGCCTGGATGGAAATGTATCCAACTCTGAGCTCAGACATCCGCTTTGCCAACATGCTGGGTCAGCCGG GTTCCACTCCCCTGGATCTCTTCAAATTCTATGTGGAAGACTTGAAGGCTCGCTATCATGATGAAAAAAGGATAATCAAAGACATTCTTAAA GACAAAGGCTTTCTGGTTGAAGTCAACACCAGCTTTGATGACTTCGGCTCAGTTATCAGCTCAGATAAGAGAGCCACTACACTGGATGCAGGAAATATTAAGCTGGCCTTCAACAGT TTACTAGAAAAGGCTGAagccagagagagggagcgggagaaagaggaggccaggaagatgaaaaggaaagaagcagCCTTCAAGAACATGCTGAAACAGGCCACACCTCCACTGGAGCCAGAGGCGACATGGGAGGGA GTAAGGGAGAGATTCTTGAAGGAGTCTGCCTTTGAAGATGTGACTCTGgagtcagagaggaagaggatatTCAAAGATTTCATGCATGTCTTAGAG CATGAATGCCAACATCACCACTCAAAGGCAAAGAAGCACTCAAAGAAGTCCAAGAAGCACCACAGGAAACGCTCCCGCTCCCGATCA GGCTCAGAGTCCGAGGATGAGGAATatcacaagaagaaaaagaggtcACAGTCCAAGTCGCCCTCAGAACGCTCCTCTAGTGGAGAATCCG AGAGAAGCTATAAGAAATCCAAGAAGCACAAGAAGAAGGGCAAGAAGAGACGCCACAAGTCT GCATCACCAGATTCTGAGaatgagaagaaaggaagagaacgTGATGGGAAGCGAGAAAAAGACCTGGACAAAGATAAAGAGAATGACAAGTCTCGAGGGAAATCTCGCTCCGACTCTAAACAGAAGTCTCCTAAACGGAAAGCAGCCAAAGAGGAG GGTGGCTGGGATACATCAGGCAGTGAGCTGAGTGAAGGAGAGCttgagaaaaggagaagaactTTATTGGAACAACTGGATGCGCCTTGA
- the prpf40a gene encoding pre-mRNA-processing factor 40 homolog A isoform X1, translating to MSSSEANNGPSQAPPYPGVPPSGIPPPFMGPPGIPPHFPPMGMPPMGQRPPSMTPMPPGIIPPGIMPPMGAPPMGQMPGMMPPMMPGMMIPPRMAAASVQPTGPPGVDSTAAPGTASTTNGSPQEEQPKKKSLWTEHKSLDGKTYYYNTETKQSTWEKPDELKSPAEQMLSKCPWKEYKSDTGKPYYYNSQTKESRWTKPKELEDLEAMIKAEENGPVEVTASTTTDPAVQADNTATMATVMEVETATAVSEEHLSQAAVHHTPEVKAAEAPVTSSESSAATETTASVEVAKEERPELQKKTYKWNTKEEAKQAFKELLKEKGVSSNSSWEQAMKMIINDPRYSALPKLSEKKQAFNAYKVQTEKEEKEEARIKYKESKETFQRFLENHEKMTSTTRYKKAEQMFGELEVWSCVPERDRLEIYEDVLFYLAKKEKEQAKQLRKRNWEALKNILDNMANVTYRTTWSEAQQYLLDNPTFAEDEELQNMDKEDALICFEEHIRALEKEEEEDKQKTLLRERRRQRKNREAFQKFLDELHDHGQLHSMSAWMEMYPTLSSDIRFANMLGQPGSTPLDLFKFYVEDLKARYHDEKRIIKDILKDKGFLVEVNTSFDDFGSVISSDKRATTLDAGNIKLAFNSLLEKAEAREREREKEEARKMKRKEAAFKNMLKQATPPLEPEATWEGVRERFLKESAFEDVTLESERKRIFKDFMHVLEHECQHHHSKAKKHSKKSKKHHRKRSRSRSGSESEDEEYHKKKKRSQSKSPSERSSSGESERSYKKSKKHKKKGKKRRHKSASPDSENEKKGRERDGKREKDLDKDKENDKSRGKSRSDSKQKSPKRKAAKEEGGWDTSGSELSEGELEKRRRTLLEQLDAP from the exons ATG TCTTCATCGGAGGCTAATAATGGCCCGAGCCAAGCGCCACCTTATCCAGGTGTACCGCCCTCAGGGATACCTCCCCCATTT ATGGGCCCACCAGGAATACCACCTCATTTTCCTCCCATGGGTATGCCCCCTATGGGACAGCGACCTCCCAGCATGACTCCGATGCCTCCAGGCATAATTCCCCCTGGTATAATGCCACCAATGGGGGCACCACCAATGGGACAG ATGCCAGGCATGATGCCACCTATGATGCCTGGGATGATGATACCCCCTCGCATGGCAGCTGCGAGTGTACAACCGACAGGACCG CCTGGGGTTGACTCTACAG CTGCACCTGGAACAGCT AGTACCACAAATGGATCTCCACAGGAAGAACAGCCAAAGAAG AAGTCCCTCTGGACTGAACACAAATCACTGGATGGGAAGACCTATTAttacaacacagaaacaaagcagtCCACATGGGAGAAACCCGATGAACTCAAGTCTCCTGCCGAA cAAATGCTGTCTAAATGCCCTTGGAAGGAATACAAGTCAGACACAGGGAAGCCTTATTATTACAACTCTCAGACAAAAGAGTCCAGATGGACCAAACCCAAAGAGCTGGAGGATCTGGAAG ctaTGATCAAAGCAGAGGAGAATGG ACCGGTAGAGGTAACAGCTTCCACCACCACAGATCCTGCAGTGCAGGCAGATAATACTGCCACTATGGCGACTGTAATGGAAGTGGAAACTGCGACAGCAGTCTCAGAGGAACACCTGTCCCAGGCGGCCGTGCATCACACACCTGAGGTCAAGGCTGCAGAGGcacctgtgacatcatcagagagCTCAGCTGCCACAGAGACCACAGCCAG TGTTGAAGTTGCAAAAGAAGAACGGCCAGAACTTCAGAAGAAAACATATAAGTGGAATACAAAGGAGGAGGCCAAGCAGGCCTTCAAAGAGCTGCTGAAGGAGAAG GGTGTGTCTTCAAACTCTTCTTGGGAACAGGCTATGAAAATGATAATCAATGATCCTCGCTACAG TGCACTTCCCAAGCTGAGTGAGAAGAAGCAAGCATTTAATGCCTACAAAGTCcagacagagaaggaagaaaaggaggaggccAGAATTAAATACAAGGAGTCCAAAGAGACCTTTCAGAGGTTCTTGGAGAACCATGAGAAGATGACATCGACCACCAGATACAA GAAAGCAGAACAGATGTTTGGCGAGCTTGAGGTGTGGAGTTGCGttccagagagagacaggctggAGATCTATGAAGATGTGTTGTTCTATCTTGCTAAGAAGGAGAAG GAGCAAGCCAAGCAGCTTAGAAAGAGGAACTGGGAAGCTCTGAAGAACATTCTGGACAACATGGCCAATGTCACATATCGCACAACCTGGTCTGAGGCTCAGCAGTACCTGCTTGACAACCCCACCTTTGCAGAAGATGAAGAGCTGCAGA ATATGGACAAAGAAGATGCCCTGATTTGTTTTGAGGAGCACATTCGAGCtctggagaaggaggaggaagaagacaaaCAGAAGACTCTTCTCAGGGAGAGGAGACGACAACGCAAGAACAGGGAGGCTTTCCAG AAATTTTTGGATGAGCTTCATGACCACGGCCAGCTTCACTCCATGTCTGCCTGGATGGAAATGTATCCAACTCTGAGCTCAGACATCCGCTTTGCCAACATGCTGGGTCAGCCGG GTTCCACTCCCCTGGATCTCTTCAAATTCTATGTGGAAGACTTGAAGGCTCGCTATCATGATGAAAAAAGGATAATCAAAGACATTCTTAAA GACAAAGGCTTTCTGGTTGAAGTCAACACCAGCTTTGATGACTTCGGCTCAGTTATCAGCTCAGATAAGAGAGCCACTACACTGGATGCAGGAAATATTAAGCTGGCCTTCAACAGT TTACTAGAAAAGGCTGAagccagagagagggagcgggagaaagaggaggccaggaagatgaaaaggaaagaagcagCCTTCAAGAACATGCTGAAACAGGCCACACCTCCACTGGAGCCAGAGGCGACATGGGAGGGA GTAAGGGAGAGATTCTTGAAGGAGTCTGCCTTTGAAGATGTGACTCTGgagtcagagaggaagaggatatTCAAAGATTTCATGCATGTCTTAGAG CATGAATGCCAACATCACCACTCAAAGGCAAAGAAGCACTCAAAGAAGTCCAAGAAGCACCACAGGAAACGCTCCCGCTCCCGATCA GGCTCAGAGTCCGAGGATGAGGAATatcacaagaagaaaaagaggtcACAGTCCAAGTCGCCCTCAGAACGCTCCTCTAGTGGAGAATCCG AGAGAAGCTATAAGAAATCCAAGAAGCACAAGAAGAAGGGCAAGAAGAGACGCCACAAGTCT GCATCACCAGATTCTGAGaatgagaagaaaggaagagaacgTGATGGGAAGCGAGAAAAAGACCTGGACAAAGATAAAGAGAATGACAAGTCTCGAGGGAAATCTCGCTCCGACTCTAAACAGAAGTCTCCTAAACGGAAAGCAGCCAAAGAGGAG GGTGGCTGGGATACATCAGGCAGTGAGCTGAGTGAAGGAGAGCttgagaaaaggagaagaactTTATTGGAACAACTGGATGCGCCTTGA